CGGCGATGGCGCTCGCCAGCCGTGCTCCCAGGGTCCCGCTCACGGCGCCCAGTGTGCTCCCGTGGGCCAGCGCGAGTCCAGCGTCGTGAGGTCGCGCTCGGCGTACGAGCGGTGCTCCCACTCCTCGCGGACCACCACCCGCAGGCAGTCGGCGACCGTCAGCGAGTCGGCGTCCCGCAGGAAGGGCGTGGCGGAGGAGACCGCTCGCTCGAGGCCCTCCTCGGTCAGGTCGTCGAGGACCGCGCCCACGGTGGCCCGCCGCTGCGCGCGCACCTCGAGCACCTCGTCGAGCCCCGGGCGCGCGTCGCGGTCCCACGGGACGCCGTCGTGCTCGGGCGCCTCGTCCCACGGCAGGTCGAGCGGGTGCCACGGCGCCGGGTCGGCCAGCACGACGCCCCCGACCCAGCAGGCGTGCGCGAACCCGAGGTGGCGCAGGGTCTGGACGAAGGACCACTCGCCGTCCACCTGCTCGTGCAGCGCCTCCGGCGGCAGGGCTCGGGCCCGGTCGACCGTCTCCGCCCACAGGCGGTCCAGTGTGTCGAAGGCGGTGCGGAGGCCTGCCGCGTCCGTGGGCCGCATCAGCGCGCGCTCGGGCGTGCGCCGGTCGAGCTCGGCCTCGACGAGCGGCACGACGTCGACGCCGTTGACCAGCACCCGCCCGAGCTCGCCGGAGATCTCGAGGTGCGGGGCCTCGACGCCGGTCATCCGGACCCCGTCGAGGTAGGCCGCGCGCACGCGGGTGCCGCTGAGGTCGACGTCGCGCAGGTCCATCCCGGTCAGGTCCGCCTCGCGGAACGAGGCGCCGGAGAGATCAACGCGCTGGAAGGTGGAGCCGCCCAGGTCCTGCTCGGTGAAGTCGGTCATGCCCAGCAGGCTAGAAGGCGTTGCGGACGGTCCGCGACCGGTTCGATGATGGGGCGATGACCGCCGCACCCCGCACGCCCGGCACCGTCGCGGTCCCCGGCGCCGTCCTGTCGTTCGACGTCGTCGGCGACCTCGCCGACGCCACCCCCGACACCCCGCCCCTGGTGCTGGCCGGGTCGCCGATGGACAGCACGGGGTTCGGCAGCCTCGCGGCCCGGCTCGACGGTCGGGTCCTCGTGCTCACCGATCCGCGCAACACCGGACGGAGCACCCCCGACGACGCCACGGCGGCGGTGACGCCCCAGCAGCACGCCGAGGACCTGCACGCGCTCGTCGCCGCGCTCGGGGTGGGGCAGGTGGACGTGTTCGCCAGCTCCGGCGCGGCGGTCAACCTCCTCCACCTTCTCGCCGCGCACCCCGACGACGTACGCATCCTGGTGGCCCACGAGCCGCCGATGGCCGGGCTGCTGCCCGACGCCGACGCGATCGCCCGGGCCTGCGACGACATGGTGGCGACCTACGACGCCGCGGGCCAGGGGCCGGCGATGGCGCGGTTCATCGGGCTGGTGACGCACCGCGGCGAGGTCACCGGCGACGAGCCGGCGCCGGACCCGGCGATGTTCGGCCTGCCGACCGAGGACGACGGCTCACGCGACGACCCGCTGATGGCCAACGTGCGTGGTGGAGGCGTCATCTCGGTGCCGGACCTCGACGCCGTGCGCGCCGCGCCGACCCGGGTGGTCGTCGGCGTGGGGGAGGAGTCCGGCGGTCCCGACGACGGCGAGATCGCGGGACGGGCCGCCCACGCCGTCGCGCGAGCGCTCGGGCAGGAGCCGGTGGTGTTCCCCGGCGGGCACAACGGCTTCCTCGGTGGCGAGTTCGGCCAGACCGGCGCCCCGGACGAGTTCGCCGCGCGGTTGCGCGAGGTGCTCGCTACCAGGTGAGCTCGATCTCGACCTCGTTGTCCTCGCCGAGCTCGACCTCGACCTTGAGCTTGACCTCGTCGGGCACCGAGACGGTGACCTTGCCGCCGTCGCGCAGGAACTCGACGGAGTTGTGCTTGGCCAGCGAGTCGGCGAGCGCGTGCAGCCGGGTGGCCGCCTCCTCGCGGGTCATGGTGCGGGTCTCGTCCATCTCGAAGAGGTCCATGGCGGTGAACCTATCGGGTGGCTACAACCCGAGCATCCGCCCGATGATCTCCTTCTGGATCTCGGTCGTGCCGCCGTAGATCGTCTGGATCCGCGAGTCCGTGTAGGCCTTGGAGATGGGGTACTCGTCCATGTAGCCGTAGCCGCCGTGCAGCTGCACCCCGGCGTCGACGACGCGCTTCTGCAGCTCGGTCGTCCACCACTTCGCCATCGAGGCGAGCGCGGTGTCCACCTCGCCGGCGTTGAGCCGCAGCACGCAGTCGTTGATGAAGACCCGCGCGATGTGCGCCTCGGTGGCCATCTCGGCGAGCACGAAGCGGTTGTGCTGGAACTTCCCGATGGGCTTGCCGAACGCCTCGCGCTCCTTGGCGTAGGCCAGGCACAGGTCGAGGACGTGCTCGATGGCGGCGACGGCGATGCAGCCGATCGAGACGCGCTCCTGGGGCAGGTTCTCCATCAGCGAGACGAACCCCGTTCCCTCTGCGCCGAGCAGGTTGGCCTTGGGCACGCGGACGTCGGCGAAGGACAGCTCCGCGGTGTCCTGGGCGTGCAGCCCCATCTTGGCCAGGTTGCGTCCGCGCTCGAAGCCCTCCATGCCGCGCTCGACGACCAGCAGCGAGATGCCCTGGTGGCCGGCGTCGGGGTCGGTGCGGCAGACCACCACGACGAGGTCGGCCAGGATGCCGTTGGAGATGAACGTCTTCGACCCGTTGAGGACGTAGTGGTCACCGGCGTCGACCGCGGTCGTGCGGATGCCCTGGAGGTCGGACCCGGCGCCCGGCTCGGTCATCGCGATGGCGGTGACGAGGTCGCCGGAGACACAGCCCGGGAGCCACCGCCGCTTCTGCTCCTCGGTCCCCAGCGACGAGATGTAGGGGACGATGATGTCGGTGTGCACCGCGAAGCCGGGCCCGGTGGCGCCGGCGCGCGCGGCCTCCTCGGCGAGCACCATGTTGTAGCGGAAGTCCTTGATGCCCGGCCCGCCGTAGGCCTCGTCGACGTCGAAGCAGAGCAGGCCGCGCTCCCCGGCCCGGCGCCACACCTCGCGGTCGACGATGCCCGCCTCCTCCCACGCGGTGTGGTGCGGCACCACCTCCTTGTCGAAGAAGGCGCGCGCGACGGCGCGGAAGTCCTCGTGCTCCTGCTCGAGGATGGTGGGGCGCTCAGGCATGTGTTCCTCTCGGTGAGGGTGCGGGCCGTTCGGCTCAGGACACCCATTCCTTCACCTGCGCCACGGTGGCGGCAGGGTCCTCGCTGACGGGCGTGATGTTGAGGTCGGTGACGCCGGCCTCGCGGAACGCCTCGATCCGCTCCTTGACGTACGACGCCGGGCCGACGAGGTTGGCGGCCTCGAGCCACTCGGTCGGCACCAGCGCCTCGGCCTCCCGCTTCTTGCCGGAGAGGTAGAGCTCCTGGATCTGCTCGGCCTCCCGCTCGTAGCCGTAGGCGCGCGCGACGTCGTTGTAGAAGTTCTTGCCCTTGGCGCCCATGCCGCCGACGTAGAGCGCGAAGATCGGGCGCGCGAAGTCGAGGAGCGAGGTGGTGTCGGGACCATCGCCGATGGAGACCATGCCCCCGGCCATCACCTGCAGCGGGCCCAGGCCGGGCTGGCGCTTCGCGGTGCCCGCCGCCAGGGCGCCGCCCCACACGCGGTGCGCCTTCTCGGGGTGGAAGAGGTGGGGGATCCAGCCGTCGGCGATCGCGGCGGTCTGCTCGACGTTCTTCGGGCCCAGCGCGGCGATCCAGATCGGGACGGTGTCGCGCTCGGGACGGTTGAGCAGCTTGAGCGGCTTGCCGAGGCCGGTGACCGCTCCGTGCTCCTTGTCGAGCGGCAGGTGGAACTCCCCGGCGGCCGACAGCGGCTCGCGCCTCAGGCCGCTGCGGATGATCTCGACGACCTCGGCGGTGCGCGCCATCGGCCGGCTGTAGGGCACGCCGTGGAAGCCCTCGACCACCTGCGGACCGCTCACGCCGAGGCCCAGGATCGCCCGACCCTGGCTGACGTTGTCGAGCCCGGCGGCGGTCTGGAGCAGGGCGCCGGGCGTGCGGGAGTAGATGTTGAGGATGCCCGAGCCGATCCGGACGGTCTCCGTCTTCGCGGCCAGGTAGCCCATCAGCGTGGGCGAGTCGAAGCCGTAGGCCTCTGCGACCCACACGCTGTCGAGGCCGGCCCGCTCGAGCGCGACGACCTCGTCGGCCGCCGTGCGGGGGTTGCCGTCGTACATCAGCAGGGAGGCGAGGCGCATGCAGCAATCGTGACAGTGCCGCTGTCACGATGGCAAGGGTCGCCGCGTGGTGCTCAGCGGCCCAGGTCGGGCACCACCTCGGCACCGGGGAGGCCGGCGAGCGCGGGCCCGGGCACCAGCAGCTTGGAGCGGCGTACGCCGCTGCCGATCACCACGACCGGCTCGGCGAGCAGCGCCTCGTGCACCAGCACGCGCCACCCGGACGGGAGCCCGACCGGGGTGATGCCGCCGTGCTCCATGCCGGTCTCGGCCACCGCGCGCTCCATGGGGAGGAACGACGCCTTGCGCACGTCGAGCATCCGGCGCACGAGCGTGTTGACCTCGGCCCGCGTGTCGGCACGCACCACGCACGCCGCGACCCGCTCCTCGCCGGCCCGCGAGCCCGCCACGACGACGCAGTTGCCGCTGGCGGTCATCGCGATGCCGTAGGCCTCGCTCATCGCGGCGGTGTCGGCGAGGTCGGGGGCGATCTCGACGACCGCCACGTCGGTGGCGCCCGGCCACGAGTCGAGCGCCGCGGCGACGGGCGGCGCGAGCAGCTCGGGGTGCTCGGTGGCCGGCAGGGACGTCAGGGAGGGGAGGCTGGGGAGCGTCACGGGGCCATCATCCGCCATTCATCCCGACGCCATCTCGGCACCACCGCCGGGTCGCCCGCGGCGGGCACGGTGGTGCCGTGACGGTGACTCGCGAGGCCCCCCGGGCCAGGACGGTCTCGACCTCGTCGTTGGTCGCGACCCCTGCCGTGGTTGCGCACCGCGGCGCCAGCGGGCACCGTCCCGAGCACACGCTCGGCGCCTATCGCACGGCCATCCGGATGGACGTCGACGACATCGAGGTCGACCTCGTCGCCACCCGCGACGGGGTGCTCGTGGCGCGCCACGACCTGGACCTGGGGGCGACCACCGACGTGGCCGACCACCCCCGGCTGGCGCACCTGCGCCGCACCCGCAGCATCGACGGGGTCGACCAGCGGGCCTGGTTCGTCCAGGACCTCACGCTGGCCGAGGTCACGACGCTCGCCGCCCGTGAGCGGATGCCCGCCACCCGCCCGGCCAGCGCGGCCTACGACGGGACGGAGGGGGTGCCGAGCCTCACCGAGGTGCTGGCGATGGCCGGTGCGGAGTCGGCCAGGCGGGGTCGGCCCGTCGGGCTGATGCTCGAGCTCAAGCACGCCGCCCACCACGACGCGGCGGGGCTGCCGCTCGAGGTGCCGCTCCTGCGCGGCCTCGCCCGGCACGGCCTCGACGACCCCTGGGCGCGGGTGACGCTGATGTCCTTCGAGTCGCCCGTCCTGCGACGCCTGACCCGCCTGACCCGGCTCCCGTTGGTGCAGCTGCTGGCGCCGGGGCACCTGCCGCCGCCGGAGGAGCTCGACAAGATCGACGAGTACGCCGACGGAGTCGGCGCGCACACCTCCCTGGTGCTCCCGCGCGACGGCGGGGGAGCGATCGGCGCGCCGTCCACGCTCGTGCGCGATGCCCACCGGCGCGGGCTGACGGTCCACGCGTGGACCGTGCGCGCGGAGAACCGCTTCCTGCCCACCAACCTCCGCCGCGGTCATGCCCGCGACGCACCCGGTGACATGGCAGCCGAGGTGCGGGCGCTGCTCGCTGCCGGGGTCGACGGCGTGATCACCGACCACCCCCAGGAGGCGCTGGCCGTGGTGCGGGAGGTGCAAGGCAACGCCTCGCACCGGCGTACGCTCGCCCCGTGACCCACGCCGGCGCCCCCTCGACCCCGCTCCTCGAGCGCATCCGCGCATCGGTGATCGGCGACGACCAGGTGATGCACGGCCCCTACGGACCCCGGCGCGTCACCTACGCCGACTACACCGCGTCGGGTCGCAGCCTGAGCTTCATCGAGGACTTCATCCGCACCGAGGTGCTGCCGGCCTACGCCAACACCCACACCGAGGCGAGCGGCACCGGCCTCCAGACGACCCGGCTGCGCGAGGACGCGCGGCGGATCATCCGCGACGCCGTCGGTGGCGACGAGGAGACGGTCGTCGTCTTCTGCGGGTCCGGCAGCACCGCGGCCATCGACAAGATGATCGGCATCCTCGGCCTCCGCGTGCCCTCCACCCTCGAGGACCGCTACGCCCTCAGCGACGCGATCCCCGCCGACGAGCGCCCGGTGGTCTTCCTCGGCCCGTTCGAGCACCACTCCAACGAGGTGAGCTGGCGCGAGACCATCGCCGACGTCGTCACCATCCACGAGGACGCCGACGGCCGGGTCTCGCTCGACCACCTCCGCGAGGAGCTCGATCGCCACGCCGACCGGCCCCTCAAGATCGGCTCGTTCTCGGCTGCCTCCAACGTGACCGGCATCGTCACCGACACCGAGGGCGTCGCCGACCTGCTGCACCAGCACGGCGCGCTGAGCTTCTGGGACTTCGCCGCGTGCGCGCCCTACGTCGACATCGAGATGTACGGGCCGGGTGGCTCGCACAAGGACGCGATCTTCCTCAGCCCCCACAAGTTCATCGGCGGCCCCGGCACCCCCGGGGTCCTCGTCGTGCGCCGCGAGCTCATGGCCAACCGGGTGCCGGTCGTGCCCGGCGGCGGCACGGTGATGTACGTCAACACCTCCGAGCACCGCTACCTCGACGACCCGGCGCACCGGGAGGAGGGCGGCACCCCCGCGATCGTGGAGTCCATCCGCGCCGGGCTGGTCTTCCAGCTCAAGCAGGCCGTCGGGGTGGAGACGATCCAGCAGCACGAGGAGGAGCTGCTCGGGCGGGCCGTGGAGGCGTGGGTCGCCGAGCCGACCATCCAGATCCTCGGCAACCTCGACTCCCAGCGGCTCTCGATCGTCTCCTTCGTCATCAAGGCGCCCGACGGCGCCTACCTGCACCACAACTTCGTCGTCGCGCTCCTCAACGACCTGTTCGGCATCCAGACGCGCGGCGGCTGCTCGTGCGCCGGCCCCTACGGGCACCGCCTGCTCGACATCGACCTCGACCGCAGCCACCGCTTCGAGGCCCAGATCGCCGGCGGGTGCGAGGGCATCAAGCCCGGCTGGGTGCGGGTCAACTTCAACTACTTCCTCGACGAGGAGGTCTTCACCTACGTCGTGGAGGCGGTGCGGCTCGTCGCCCGCGAGGGCTGGCGGCTGCTCGGCGACTACCGGTTCGACCCCCTCACCGGCCTGTGGCACCACCGCACCGGCCCGGTCGAGCCGCCGCTGCGCCTGACCGACGTGACCTACGGCCCCGACGGCACGATGACCTGGCCGACGCACCCGCAGACGGCCCCCGTCTCGGTGCTCCGTGAGCACCTCGACGAGGGCCGCGCGATCATGGCCGCCGCGTCGCCGCCCGACTGGTCCGACACCGCCCACCTCGACGAGGACTTCGACGCCCTCAGGTGGTTCGCGCTGCCCGCCTGCTCCCTGGGCTAGGCATCACGGCTGGGAGCGCGCCGGCCCTCGCCCGGTGGGCCAGACGGTGGCGGCGAGCCCGGCGGCGCCGGCCACGAGCCACGGCATCGGCATCAGCCAGCGCAGCTGGTGGGTCTCCACCACGTCGCCCTGCAGGAGCGCCCACACCACCACCATGCCGGCGAAGGCGACGCCCATCACGAGCTGGCCGACGTTGACCGGGTGCAGGCCCGTGGCGCGGGCGGGTGCGTCGAGAGGGCCGGTCATCGGCTCGTCGTACGCCGTCGGCCAGGCGTCCGGCCCGGCGGTGGCGTCCACCGGGGCGCCGGTGTCGTAGGAGAACGCGTCGAGTCCCGCGGGGCGGAGCTCGTCGTTCCGGTGGTCGTTCTGGTTCTCGTTGTCGCTCATGGCAGTGCTCCTCAGGCCGCTTCGCGGACGACGACCTCGCCGCCGACCAGGTCGATGGTGATGGACATGTCGGGGACGCCGTCGCCGCCGTCGACGAAGCCCTCCTGGCTGATGGCGAAGCCCCCGCTGCGCTGGCCGAAGACCACGGCGCTGCCACCGACCACCTCGGCCCGGACGTCGACGTCCATCCCCTCGGGCACGATCACGTCGACCTGCCCGCCGACCGCGTCGATCGCGACGTCGCGGCCGTCGAGCCCGTCGACGTCGGAGACCCCGGAGAGGTCGAGCGTGAACCGGCCGCCCCCGAAGTCGTACGTGTCCTCGACGCCCGCGGCGGTGGTCGGGGCGACGTAGCGGTTCTCGTCACCGATGGTGCTGTTGACGGTCGTCACGGCGGTGGTGATCGCCGCCACCAGGCCCAGCAGGATCAGGCCTCCGGCGCGACCCCAGAACGAGCCGAGCACCAGCATCACGGCGGTGATGCCGAGCGCCAGCGCCGGGTAGGCGCTGTCCGCGACCGTCACGCCGGCGACGTCGACCACGCCGAGGACGCCCTCGGCCAGCGCGATCAACGCAAGGGTGAACCAGAACAGGATCGGCCCGCGCCGGCGCGGGGTGCGCGGCTCCGGTCGCGGCGTGCGGGCGTAGGACGTCCACGCCGGGTCGGTGGGGGGTGCCCAGGCAGGCTCCGGCGGGGGAGCGTAGGCCGTGGGCTCCATGGGCCCCGCGTACGTGGTGCCGGCGCGTGGGGGCGGTGACCCCGGCTGCTTGCGGTGCAGGAACCACACCACGAGGGCGGCGACGATCGCCAGCGGCCACGGGAACCAGAAGGCGCCGGCCCAGTCGCTGAGCGCGGCGACCAGGGCGAGCACGCCGGCGGCGCCGAGGGCGATCGTCCGGTTGCGCTCGTCGAGGCCCAGCGGCTCGTCGGCGGTGCCCTCCTCGGGCACCAGGAGCCAGGCCGCGACGTAGACGATGAGTCCGGCGCCGCCGAAGAAGGCCCCCACCGCCAGCGCCACGCGCACGATGATCGGGTCGATGTCGAGGTGGCGGGCGATGCCGCCGGCCACGCCCGCGACGTACCGGTCGGTGACGCTGCGCCGGAGCCGGCCGAGATCCTTCATCTCGTCGCGGGTGAGGCGAGGGCCCGACGGGGGAGGGGTGGCCTGGGCGGGCTGCTCGGCGGAGGGGTTGACGTCGTCCATGGCTCCACTCTCCCCGCGTGCGCCGCCCGCCACCATCGGGGACAGCCCTGATCCGTGCGGTGGTTCCCGGGGTGGGGGTCAGGGTCGGCTCGGGGTCGAACCTCATGGTCGCGGCCCTGCGCGCCTGCGACGATGGAGCCACGATGAGCCATCCCCCGCCCCCCGCCCGCCCGGCCGCCCGCCCGTCCCGTCCGTCCCACCCGGACGAGCCGCGCCGCGCCTACCGCGACCTCTCCGCACCCCTGGTGGGCGGGGTGGCCTCGGGCCTGGCGCGCCACCTCGGGCTGCCGGTGCTCTGGGTGCGGGGGTTCTTCGTCGCGACCGCGTTCCTCGGCGGCTTCGGACTCATCCTCTACGCCGGCCTGTGGGTGTTCCTGCCCGCCGGTCAGCACTTCGAGGTCGGCGCTCCCGGCCTGGAGAGCGCGACCCGCACCGGCAAGCGTCCCGGGCGCCGCTCGCTGCTGCGCGACGCCGGGCCCGCGGTCGCGCTCGGCGCCCTCTTCCTCGGCGTGGTGCTCGGCGTCGAGGCCCTGTTCGGCCAGGGGGCCCTGTTCTGGCCGGTGGTCCTCGCGATCGCCGGCGTCGGACTGCTCTGGCGCCAGGCCGACGAGGCGCAGCGCGAGCGCTGGATGGACTCCTCGGGCCGCATCGACCCGTTCCGGGCGATCTTCGGCAACGGCGGCTGGGCCGCCTACGGCCGCATCGCGGCCGGGCTGGGACTCATCGTCACCGCGCTCGTCGTCTTCGCCCTCGCCGGCCGCGCGACGATCGCGGTCCCCGTCGTGGTCGCGGGGCTGCTGGGGCTGCTCGGCCTGGCCATCGTGGTCGGCCCGTGGGTCCTGCGCCTGGTCAACGACCTCGGCGCCGAGCGGGCCGAGCGGGTGCGCACCCAGGAGCGCGCCGACATGGCCGCGCACCTGCACGACTCGGTGCTCCAGACCCTCGCGCTCATCCAGAAGAACGCCCACGACGCCACCACCGTCGCCCGGCTCGCCCGCTCGCAGGAGCGCGACCTGCGCCAGTGGCTCTTCGAGGCCGACACCCCCGACACCACCACGCTCGCCGGTGCACTCAAGGAGATGGCCGCCGACGTCGAGTCGCAGCACCCCGTCGTCGTCGACGTCGTCACCGTCGGCGACTGCGACCTCGACGAGTCGCTGCGCCCCGTCGTCCTCGCGGCCCGCGAGGCCGTGGTCAACGCCGCCAAGCACGCCGGAACCCAGCGTGCCGACGTCTACGCCGAGACCACCCCGGGAGCCGTCGACGTGTTCGTGCGCGACCGCGGCGCCGGCTTCGACCCTGGCGCCGTCGCCGCCGACCGCCACGGCGTCCGCAGCAGCATCGTGGACCGGTTGGCGCGCCACGGCGGCAGCGCGGACGTACGCTCGGCACCCGGTGAGGGGACCGAGGTGCGCCTGCACATGCCGCGCGCTCCCCAACGGCACGACCGCCCGCACGACCGCCCGCACGACAGCCCGCCCGACCGCGAGGAGACCCGATGAACCAGGCCAGCCCAGAGCGTCCCGTGCGCGTCGTCCTCGTCGACGACCATGCGATGTTCCGCGCCGGGGTGCGTGCCGAGCTCGCCGCGAGCGGTGCGGGGCTGGTCGAGGTCGTCGGCGAGGCGGCCGACGCCGACGCCGCGGTCGCCGTGGTGCGCGAGCTGCAGCCGCAGGTGGTGCTGCTCGACGTGCACCTGCCCGGCGGTGGCGGCGTCGAGGTGATGCGGCGCCATCCGGCGCCCGACACCCTCTACCTGGCGCTCTCGGTCTCCGACGCCGCCGAGGACGTCATCGGCACCATCCGCGGGGGTGCGCGCGGCTACGTCACCAAGACGATCACGGGCCCCGAGCTCGTCGACGCCATCCTGCGCGTCGCGGGCGGCGACGCGGTGTTCTCCCCGCGGCTGGCCGGGTTCGTGCTCGACGCGTTCGCCGGCTCCATCGACGTCGCCGCCGTCGACGAGGACCTCGACCGCCTCACCGAGCGCGAGCGTGAGGTGATGCGCCTGATCGCCCGCGGCTACGCCTACAAGGAGGTCGCCAAGGAGCTCTTCATCTCGGTCAAGACGGTCGAGACCCACATGTCGTCGGTGCTGCGCAAGCTCCAGCTGTCGAGTCGCCACGAGCTGACCAAGTGGGCCTCCGACCGCCGCCTGCTCTGAGCGGCACCGCGCCCGTCCGGGTGGGCGGCGATTGACAAAGCCCTCGCCGAGGCGCTGGGGTCGGGGAATGGCAGACACTGCGTCCCCCGCGACCGTCGCCGACGACGACGGCGGGCTCAAGCGGTCGATCACCGGTCGCCTCCTGTTCTTCTACGTCCTCGGAGACGTGCTGGGCTCCGGCATCTACGTCCTCATCGGCTCCGTCGCCGGCGAGGTGGGCGGAGCCTTCTGGGCCGCCTTCGCCGTCGGTGTGACGGTCGCCGGCTTCACCGGCCTGGCCTACGCCGAGCTCGCCACGAAGTACCCCCAGGCGGCCGGCGCCTCGCTCTACGTCAACAAGGCGTTCGGCAAGAAACCGCTGACGTTCCTCACCACGGTGACCTACCTGTCGGCCACCTTCGCCGCCGCCGGGTCGCTCGCGGCCGGCTTCTCGCAGTACGTCGCCGAGGTCTGGGACGCGCCGCCCGCCCTGCTGGTGATGATCGCCTTCATCCTGCTGCTCGCGCTGCTCAACTTCATCGGCATCACCGAGTCGGTGGTCGCCAACATGCTGATGACCTTCGTCGAGATCATCGGCCTGGTCATCGTGGTCGTCATCGCCATCATCTACATCGGGCAGGGCAAGGCCGACTTCTCCGCGCTCGGCGACTTCTCGACCGGCGACAACGTCATCTTCGCGATCGTCGCCGGTGTCGCCCTGTCGTTCTTCGCGATGACCGGCTTCGAGAACGTCGCCAACGTCGCCGAGGAGACCGTCGACCCCAGCAAGAACTTCCCGATCGCCCTGATCGGCGGCATGGCCACCGCCGGCGTGATCTACGTGCTGGTGTCGATGTCGGCGGCCCTCACGGTCCCGATCGACACCCTCGCCGAGTCCGACGCCGCCCTCCTCGAGGTCGTCAAGGCCGGCATCCTGCCGCTGTCGGTGACGGCGATGACGCTGATCTTCGCCATCATCGCGATGATCGCGATCACCAACACCACGCTCGTCCAGGTCGTCACCCAGTCCCGCATCCTCTACGGCATGGCCCGCGAGGACGTCGTGCCCGCCGCGTTCGGCAAGATCCACAGCTCGCGCCGCAGCCCCTACGTCGCCCTGGTCTTCAGCGCCGCCGTCGTCATCGGCCTGGTGGTCGCCGGCGACGTGCTGGGCCGCATCGGCCTCGACGTCGACATCGTGAGCCGGCTGGCCTCGGTGACGGTGGCGCTCCTGCTGGCGGTCTACGCCGGCGTCATCGTGTCCTGCTTCAAGCTGCGCGGCCAGGACGAGTCCGACGACACGTTCCGCGCCCCGAGCGTCCTGCTCGTGCTGGGACTCATCGGCAACATCGTGCTGCTCGGCTACGTGGTCGTCACCGACCCGTCCTCGTTGATCTGGTGCGCGGCCCTCGTCGGCCTCGGCGGGATCCTCTACGTTGTGGAGAAGGTGTTCGGGTCCCGCAACCCCGACTCCGCCGACACCGGCGCCGTGAAGGGAGCCTGACATGCACGTCATCGTCGCCACCGACGGCTCGCGCCAATCCCTGGCCGCAGCCAAGCACCTCAAGTCCTTCGCCGACCCCGCGAAGATCACCGACATCTCGGTGATCGCGGTGCTGCGACCGCTCGCCTCGGTGGCCTTCGCCGACGACGTGTCCGAGCGCGGGTTCGACGGCTCCTTCCGCGACGCCGCGCAGAACGCGGTCGACGCCATCGCCGCCGTCTTCGACGGCTGGGGGCCGAAGGTCCACAAGCGCATCCGCAGCGGCTCGGCGGCCAACGAGATCATCAAGGCGGCCAAGCAGTACGACGCGGGGCTGGTCGTGGTGGCGGCCGGCGGCCGGGGTCTGAGCGACAGCGTCCTGGTCGGCAGCACCGCCCAGCGCGTCCAGCACTACGCGCCGTGTCCGGTGCTCGTCGTACGCCCAGCACCCAAGCCGCGGAGGCGCAAGAGCGATCGTTAGGCTCCCCCCATGGAGACCCTGCGCCTGGTGCTGCTGTTCGCCCACATCCTCGGCTACGCCGCCCTGCTCGGCGGGCTGCTCGTCCAGGTGCGCAGCGACACCAAGACGGTCAACTCGCTGATGCGCGACGGCGCCGGCCTCGCGTTCGTCGCCGGCCTGCTGCTGGTCGGCGTGCTGGAGCAGGTGGCCTCGCCCGATCACGCCAAGATCGCCGTGAAGTTCGGCATCGGCCTGGTCATCCTGGTGCTGGTGATGGTCAACATGCGCAAGCCGAGCATCCCGCAGGGCCTCTACCTGGGCCTGCTCGCCCTGACG
The sequence above is drawn from the Nocardioides sp. zg-1228 genome and encodes:
- a CDS encoding universal stress protein, translating into MHVIVATDGSRQSLAAAKHLKSFADPAKITDISVIAVLRPLASVAFADDVSERGFDGSFRDAAQNAVDAIAAVFDGWGPKVHKRIRSGSAANEIIKAAKQYDAGLVVVAAGGRGLSDSVLVGSTAQRVQHYAPCPVLVVRPAPKPRRRKSDR